From Heterodontus francisci isolate sHetFra1 chromosome 9, sHetFra1.hap1, whole genome shotgun sequence, the proteins below share one genomic window:
- the LOC137373638 gene encoding alpha-1-antitrypsin-like has product MVKLIPVVLLLVTVLYSGIASVNRKISIGKAATQQAHTGSKTKNNLFRQLSALKLSAANTDFALRLYRQIASQPSSTSKNIFFSPVSISAALAMLSLGAKHNTRDQLLGVLGYSNMSKNDAAEVHAAFKYLLQEITSENGELHLMMGNSLHIQQGLVLQKKFLEDTRQFYKTDTVRVDFRALDKTKRKINAYLRKQTNGKIQEFTQTLNRNTVLILINYVLFKGKWVNPFNPQNTYEDDFHVDDTTTVKVQMMKRKGRYAMNYEEELASSVILIPYKGNTSLVLILPDPGKLAGVEQNLTITSFQNLINSLRIGSVNLHLPKLSLKSSYQLKQLLTAMGIVDVFTNNADLSRITKSVPLQISKVVHEAVLDVDERGAEATAVTRILMPMSRPPQLKFNRPFLLLIAEHNTKSVLFAGRVMNPTV; this is encoded by the exons ATGGTGAAACTGATCCCAGTAGTTTTGTTACTCGTCACTGTTCTCTACAGTGGAATAGCCAGTGTGAATAGAAAAATTTCTATAGGGAAGGCTGCAACTCAGCAAGCTCATACTGGTTCAAAAACTAAAAACAATCTATTTAGACAATTGTCTGCACTCAAACTTTCAGCTGCAAATACAGATTTTGCCTTACGTCTCTACAGACAGATTGCCTCTCAACCAAGCTCAACCAGCAAGAATATTTTCTTCTCTCCAGTAAGCATCTCTGCCGCCCTAGCCATGTTGTCTCTGGGTGCAAAGCATAACACTCGCGATCAGCTTCTAGGGGTTCTTGGGTACAGCAATATGTCAAAGAATGATGCAGCAGAAGTGCATGCAGCATTCAAATACCTCCTGCAAGAGATAACCAGTGAAAATGGTGAATTGCATTTGATGATGGGGAATTCTCTGCACATCCAGCAGGGATTAGTTCTTCAAAAGAAATTCCTTGAGGACACCAGGCAATTTTATAAGACAGACACAGTCCGTGTTGATTTCAGAGCATTAGACAAAACAAAAAGAAAGATCAATGCCTATTTGAGAAAGCAAACGAATGGCAAAATTCAAGAATTTACTCAAACCCTTAATCGGAACACTGTATTGATACTTATCAATTATGTCTTGTTCAAAG GTAAATGGGTGAATCCTTTTAATCCTCAGAACACTTATGAAGATGACTTTCATGTAGATGATACAACAACAGTTAAAGTTCAAATGATGAAGAGGAAAGGAAGATATGCTATGAATTACGAGGAAGAACTTGCCAGTTCTGTGATTTTGATTCCATATAAAGGAAATACTTCCCTAGTCCTGATATTACCAGACCCAGGAAAATTGGCAGGAGTAGAACAAAATCTGACCATTACCAGTTTTCAAAACTTAATAAATTCATTACGGATTGG GTCTGTGAATCTGCACCTCCCAAAGTTGTCGTTGAAGTCTTCCTACCAGCTCAAACAGCTACTGACTGCAATGGGTATTGTAGATGTCTTCACAAATAATGCAGACCTCTCCAGAATCACAAAATCTGTACCGCTACAAATATCAAAG GTGGTTCATGAGGCAGTGCTGGATGTTGATGAAAGAGGAGCAGAAGCTACAGCAGTTACAAGAATTTTAATGCCAATGTCAAGGCCTCCTCAGCTTAAATTTAACAGACCTTTCTTACTATTAATTGCTGAACACAACACCAAAAGCGTCCTGTTTGCAGGAAGAGTGATGAACCCCACTGTTTAA